The window AAAAAGAACATTGTTTGTTGACGCCAATCTACGGAATTCGACGACACGTATCTTGTTTGATCTACCAGAAAGGAAAGGGCTCACTTCAGTCATTTCTGGATTTTATAAATTGGATGAAATTATTCAACACTCAAAGCAGGAAAACTTATCTTTTATAAGCACTGGGCCACTTCCCACGAATCCTGCACAATTCCTCTTGTCGAAAAATATGGCTTCATTGATGGCTACTTTGAGAGAGAAGTTTGATGTTGTCATCGTTGACACTCCTGCATTGACGGTTTCTGATGCTGTTAATATCCTTCCGGCGATAGACAGTTGCCTATTCATCGTCGATAGTAATCGAACATCTGAAAAAAAGGCGCTTAACTGTTTGCAATCATTAAAAAAAGTGGACGGAAATGTGCTGGGCGTGATAGTGAATCATAAGGGGAAATATCTCAAAAAAATGATGAGAGAGTCAATTTCATAATAGAACAATAAGCCTTAAAATCCGAATGAGATTGATTTCCGCGGGCTTGGCTTCAGTCAATCGAATAGCGTAGGCATCTGTTTACTACTCTCAACGCTTCGCTTTTGTTCGCAAAAGCCGTTCTCCGTGACGGCTATCGCTACAATCAACGAGATTAGAACTGTATATTTACGAACCATGAAGCAAGTAATTATATTAATTTCCGCATTTTTAATTGGAAAAGGTATTTATGAAATTGACTCAAGTGACTATTAATAGAAAGAGGTAAGAATGAAAATTATTTTATATGAAAAGTTGGCCATCGATTTAAAGAGCCTTCCACATCCAATAACAAAATCAGATAAATACGTTCTCATAAGTATTCCAGACCAAAAGATACCGCAATTTGCCTATACAGTCTTTTTTGAAATGCAACTTATGGGGTACATTCCGATTATTGCTCATGCAGAGAGGAATTTCGAATTACGTAATGATAATTCAATTTTACGTGAATTTGAAAAAAAGGGGGTTCTTGTTCATGTCGCAGCTGAAAGCATTATTGGAATGAATGGCAGAGAAAATCGGAAAATAGCCATAAAGCTATGTCGGAAAGGGCTCGTCCATTTTATATCTACTGCCTCTACAGGAAAGAATGTTTCATCTCCTAACCTTATAAATGCATACCATTGTTTAGAGAAAAAAATACCTTCTGCTATTGTAGAATCTTTAAAGCAGAATGCAGAACATCTTGTCGATGGAACAGACTTCCATCCGCAATTCAGTATACGGTAAGAGTGGGACAATAGTTAGATGGGGCTGGGATTACTGTTCATTAATTATGAGGAATCGGGGTAACTGTCATGCCGCCTTTTTTACGATGGAAAGAAAGGCTATTCGCTAATCACTTTATCCGGAGCCTGTCCGTAGTTATGGCCGGTACGGCGTTATCGAACGTTTTAATCATCGTAACGACTCCGGTTCTGACAAGACTGTATACTCCTGAGGAATTCGGCAGTCTGTCTGTTTTTTTATCAATTCTCTATACGTTGACGATTATCACATCGCTTAGATATGAAACGGCTATTCCTATTCCTAAAAAAGATGACGATGCATTTCATTTGTTCATATTGTCAGCTGGCTTAGTGGTAGTCGTCAGCGCTCTGGCCTGTATTACTATACTACTGCTACAATTTGCTGACGTATTTCAAATTCCCGGAGTGCAAGGACATATGTGGATTCTGTCTTTAAGCCTTTTTGGGATTGGAATGTTTCAAGTGTTGAATTGTTGGGCACTTCGCACAGAAGAATACAGTGCAGTTTCCAAGTCGAAAGTGATGATGAATGGTGGTCAAGTCCTATCACAGGTACTTCTCGGCTTCATCCATCCTGGCGTACTAAGCTTACTCGTCGGTGAGGTGGCAGGAAGGATCACAGGAACATTCGCTTATTTGAAAACAGTAAACATGGAGCGACTTCGAAGTCATAAGTTCAATGCCAGAAAAATGAAAGAGGTGATGGTACGGTATAAATCCTTCCCGTTACTCTCCAGCTGGTCTGCACTTATCAATAGTCTTGGTAGTCAGGCTCCAGTTTTTTTTCTTGTGGCAATATTCGATACAAAAACTGCTGGTTTTTTCTTTCTGGCACAGAAAGTACTGACCGTACCTGAAGGACTTCTAGGTTTTTCAGCGTCCCAAGTATATTTATCGCAAGCTGCGCAAAAAGCCAGGCAGTCATATGAACAATTTCATGCGTTTTTTTGGGGTATCGTTTTCAAAATGACTGTCATGGGGGTTATCGCGATTGGGGCAGTTACCCTCGTGGCTCCTCTATTAATTGAAATAGTTTTCGGGGAAGCATGGAAAGAAACAGGGGTCTATATCCAAGCATTGGCAATTTTATATATAACAAAAATCATTATCAATCCAATCACGGCAAATTTTTATGTATTTGAAGCATTAAAAACACAAATAGCAGGCGAGATAATTCGATTTTTCCTCATTCTACTATCAATCATCATTGCAATCCAAAGCAAAGAAGATCCTGTAATGGCGATTTTATGGATTAGCATAGGGAGTTCCATTGGTTACTGTTGTATCGGGTTTTTATCCTGGTATGTTATGAAACGACATACGTTTATGTCTCCTATCATGTCAAATCCAGAAGTGTTGAGTGGTAGGGGGGACGAAGGAGGTGTCTGACAAAACAGTCAAGTCACTATCGAGTTATATTTTCTTAACAATGGCGATTAGTTCATTTGTTGTAATCGAGCCATCGCCATATGACCTGTTAATGTCTCTTCTGCTAATATCCTGCATTGTCCTGTCTTACTTTTCCATCTCAAGAAAAACTGCGCCACCGATTATTATTGGACTCCTTTTTCTCCTGACAAATTTGATATCATTGTTTTTTGTGAAACAAGCCTCCTTATCGGTGATGTATTTTTTTATCACTGTTTATTTGGTAGGAACGTTTATTTTCCTAATAGCACTCGGACAAAGAATGAAGTTCGAACTCTTTCGCATCATACTAGGTGGATATATGTTATCAGCGCTCTTATCAACTTTGCTTGGTATCGGTGCATACTTTAACCTATTCGAAGGCAGTGATTCATTTTTAATGTTCGGACGAGTAAAGTCGATGTTCAAGGATCCGAATGTTTTTGGGCCATTTCTGGTCATTCCTGCTTTATATGCACTTGCTATTGCGGAAGGAAGCGGAAAGCTTGCTTGGAAAAGGTATTTATACTTTTCTGCATTTCTTATATTGACAATTGGCATCATCATTTCCTTCTCAAGAGCGGCATGGGGAAATTTTGCTTTGGCTTTCATTCTCTATATGGCTGCAGTGAAAAAGGGAACAGGACGGAATCGATTACGAACGATACGTCTCATTTTAGTTATTGCGATCCCATCCTTTTTATATTTCATTCAAACTCCGGCGGTTGAGGAACTTTTGTCTACTAGATTAAGTATAAAAAACTATGACAGTGACCGTTTTGGAACACAGCAAAAAGCATTTGTGAGTGGTCTGTCGAATTTACTAGGTATGGGGCCGGGACAGTCAGAATTACTATTTCAATATTCTCCTCATAGTTTGTATGCGAGAGTATTCACTGAGAATGGCTTGGGCGGATTGCTGGTAATAACTACACTTTTCATATCTGCGATAGTAAGAGCATTCCAAAATTTCATGGTATCAGCACATACTGAAAGCGCTTTGCATGCAATAATAGTTGCTTCTTTAATAGGTCTTGCCTTTAATAGTTTCTTCATAGATACACTACATTGGCGTCACTTGTGGATTGTACTGGCGCTTGCATGGTTTCCGGTGAGAAGCAGAAAAATGGAGCTAGGGAAGTGAACAATTGTATATAGAAAATCCCCCTCTGAAAGTAGTACAACTTATTACGCGAATGGATACAATGGGCGGTGCACAATCACATGTTCGAGATATTTCAATCAGTCTGAAAAGAAAAGGATATGCAATAAGCATTGTGACAGGTGGAGACGCAAATCAACATTTTGAGATAGAAAATGAGAAGATTGATGTGCATTATTCCAAGTATCTTATCCATAAAATACACCTCTTAGCAGATGTGAGGGCTTTTTTTGAAATCAGAGGCTTATTGAAAAATATCAGACCAAATCTTGTCGCAACACATTCATCTAAAGCGGGAGTTATAGGGCGTCTAGCAGCTTATTCTTTACGTATTCCGGTGGTGTTCACAGTACATGGATGGTCCTTTACAGAAGGCGTAAGAGGAACAAAAAGACGATTGTATATGTGGGTTGAGAAGTTCGCGGGAATTTTTACTGACGGTGTGATCTCTGTATCAAATTATGATAGGAAGCTTGCTCTCCAACACAACATTGTACCTGCAAGGAAAATCATACAAATTCATAATGGCGTGCATGATGCGGTTATTGATGAGAGCTCAGCTGATAGAGGTGACCCCAAAAAATTGATGATGGTTGCACGTTTTGCACCCCCAAAAAAGCAATTGCTGTTGCTAGAAGCCCTCGTTAAACTAAAACATCTGAATTGGGAGATGTACTTTATTGGTGATGGGCCTGAAATGAAAGAAGCGCAAGAATATGCAGCTTTAAATAATATTGGTTCCCGAGTTCACTTTGAAGGCGCAAGGAAAGACGTGGCGAAATTCCTTTCAAAGGCACATATTTCAATCTTACTTTCTGGTCATGAAGGGTTCCCGCTTTCAATCTTGGAGTCGATGCGGGCTGGATTGCCAATAATCGCATCAGATGTCGGAGGAATAGCAGAAGCCGTCGGCAAAGATAATGGTTTTCTTATTGGATTGGAAAACAAGGAATTGCTTGTGAGCAGTATTGAACAGCTGATTCAAAGTCCAATCATGCAAGTTGAAATGGGATGTAAAAGTCGGGAATTATATGAACAGCATTTCACTTTTGACAAAATGATTACTCAAACTATTACTTACTATAAAAAAGTCATGGGGAAGAGGATGTCGGGATGAAGGTATTGATAACTGGAGGGGCGGGGTTTATCGGCTCGCATATAGCTGAGGAATTGCTTGCCCATAATTATGAAATCATAGTAGTCGATAATTTGAAATCAGGGAAGATAGAGAACCTTCCGGGGAAAATGAAGTTATACAATATGGACATAAACGATCGAGAAATGCAGTATGTATTCGAACTTGAACAACCTCATATTGTTATACATCTGGCAGCACAAACTTCAGTTGTTGCTTCAATGGAGGACCCACTTGCAGATTTTCAAGCGAATACAGCAACGACCGTTAAACTTTTACATTTGTCTAAAATGAATGGCGTGAAAAAGTTCATCTTCGCATCTTCTGCAGCTGTATATGGCGAACCTTTCATTTTACCTGTTGATGAAAACCATACAATTAACCCGCAATCATTTTACGCAGTATCTAAATATGCTGCAGAAAATTATATTCGCTCCTATGAAGAGTTGTATGGGTTGGAAAGTTGTATATTACGTTTTTCAAATGTCTATGGATCTAGGCAACAGGCAGGGGGAGAAGGAGGAGTTGTATCTACTTTCATCTCCAGGATGTTGCGGGATGAGGGAGTATGTATTTATGGCGGAAGTCAAACGAGGGACTTTATCTATGTAAAGGATGTTGCAATCGCTTGCCGGAAATCTCTTGAACCAGGCTTGAAAGGTTTTTTTAATATCAGTTCGAATACGGAAACAACGATTAAGGAACTGTTTATGGTTATTGCTGATAAAACGTTATCATCTACAAAACCTCAATTTAAATCACTTCGCCCTGCAGAAATAGTGAGAAGTGTCCTCAACAATGAAAAAGCTCGTTCTGAACTAATGTGGAACGTTAGTTATCCGCTATCTATTGGGCTTGATGAAACAATCAGTTATTATTCGACTTTACTTAACTACAGATAAGTGGGGGTAAAGAAGGTGGAATTAGTAT of the Sporosarcina sp. FSL K6-1508 genome contains:
- a CDS encoding lipopolysaccharide biosynthesis protein, whose protein sequence is MPPFLRWKERLFANHFIRSLSVVMAGTALSNVLIIVTTPVLTRLYTPEEFGSLSVFLSILYTLTIITSLRYETAIPIPKKDDDAFHLFILSAGLVVVVSALACITILLLQFADVFQIPGVQGHMWILSLSLFGIGMFQVLNCWALRTEEYSAVSKSKVMMNGGQVLSQVLLGFIHPGVLSLLVGEVAGRITGTFAYLKTVNMERLRSHKFNARKMKEVMVRYKSFPLLSSWSALINSLGSQAPVFFLVAIFDTKTAGFFFLAQKVLTVPEGLLGFSASQVYLSQAAQKARQSYEQFHAFFWGIVFKMTVMGVIAIGAVTLVAPLLIEIVFGEAWKETGVYIQALAILYITKIIINPITANFYVFEALKTQIAGEIIRFFLILLSIIIAIQSKEDPVMAILWISIGSSIGYCCIGFLSWYVMKRHTFMSPIMSNPEVLSGRGDEGGV
- a CDS encoding glycosyltransferase family 4 protein; translated protein: MDTMGGAQSHVRDISISLKRKGYAISIVTGGDANQHFEIENEKIDVHYSKYLIHKIHLLADVRAFFEIRGLLKNIRPNLVATHSSKAGVIGRLAAYSLRIPVVFTVHGWSFTEGVRGTKRRLYMWVEKFAGIFTDGVISVSNYDRKLALQHNIVPARKIIQIHNGVHDAVIDESSADRGDPKKLMMVARFAPPKKQLLLLEALVKLKHLNWEMYFIGDGPEMKEAQEYAALNNIGSRVHFEGARKDVAKFLSKAHISILLSGHEGFPLSILESMRAGLPIIASDVGGIAEAVGKDNGFLIGLENKELLVSSIEQLIQSPIMQVEMGCKSRELYEQHFTFDKMITQTITYYKKVMGKRMSG
- a CDS encoding O-antigen ligase family protein, whose translation is MSDKTVKSLSSYIFLTMAISSFVVIEPSPYDLLMSLLLISCIVLSYFSISRKTAPPIIIGLLFLLTNLISLFFVKQASLSVMYFFITVYLVGTFIFLIALGQRMKFELFRIILGGYMLSALLSTLLGIGAYFNLFEGSDSFLMFGRVKSMFKDPNVFGPFLVIPALYALAIAEGSGKLAWKRYLYFSAFLILTIGIIISFSRAAWGNFALAFILYMAAVKKGTGRNRLRTIRLILVIAIPSFLYFIQTPAVEELLSTRLSIKNYDSDRFGTQQKAFVSGLSNLLGMGPGQSELLFQYSPHSLYARVFTENGLGGLLVITTLFISAIVRAFQNFMVSAHTESALHAIIVASLIGLAFNSFFIDTLHWRHLWIVLALAWFPVRSRKMELGK
- a CDS encoding NAD-dependent epimerase/dehydratase family protein — translated: MKVLITGGAGFIGSHIAEELLAHNYEIIVVDNLKSGKIENLPGKMKLYNMDINDREMQYVFELEQPHIVIHLAAQTSVVASMEDPLADFQANTATTVKLLHLSKMNGVKKFIFASSAAVYGEPFILPVDENHTINPQSFYAVSKYAAENYIRSYEELYGLESCILRFSNVYGSRQQAGGEGGVVSTFISRMLRDEGVCIYGGSQTRDFIYVKDVAIACRKSLEPGLKGFFNISSNTETTIKELFMVIADKTLSSTKPQFKSLRPAEIVRSVLNNEKARSELMWNVSYPLSIGLDETISYYSTLLNYR
- a CDS encoding CpsB/CapC family capsule biosynthesis tyrosine phosphatase codes for the protein MKIILYEKLAIDLKSLPHPITKSDKYVLISIPDQKIPQFAYTVFFEMQLMGYIPIIAHAERNFELRNDNSILREFEKKGVLVHVAAESIIGMNGRENRKIAIKLCRKGLVHFISTASTGKNVSSPNLINAYHCLEKKIPSAIVESLKQNAEHLVDGTDFHPQFSIR